A genome region from Fibrobacter sp. includes the following:
- a CDS encoding type Z 30S ribosomal protein S14, translating into MASTRMIEKCKRTPKYTVRGYNRCKRCGRPHAFMRRFGLCRICFREMALAGEIPGITKSSW; encoded by the coding sequence ATGGCAAGCACAAGAATGATTGAAAAATGCAAGCGTACTCCGAAGTATACCGTTCGTGGGTACAACCGTTGCAAGCGTTGCGGTAGGCCGCACGCCTTTATGCGCCGCTTTGGCCTTTGCCGTATTTGCTTCCGCGAAATGGCACTCGCCGGCGAAATCCCCGGTATCACTAAGTCGTCTTGGTAA
- the rplF gene encoding 50S ribosomal protein L6 has protein sequence MSRIGKAIINIPAGVKIAVNGQNIKVEGPKGKLEVDVHELIKINLDGDKLSFTRPDDQKFSRAIHGTTRALVANMVEGVTKGFQKTLEIVGVGYRVEQKGKDLNLVLGFSHPVIYKAPEGVELKAVDPLKISISGIDKQKVGQAAAEIRKYRRPEPYKGKGIKYEGEIVRRKQGKKTGK, from the coding sequence ATGTCCCGTATCGGTAAAGCTATTATCAACATCCCGGCTGGCGTTAAAATCGCCGTCAATGGTCAGAACATCAAGGTCGAAGGCCCGAAGGGCAAGCTCGAAGTCGACGTTCACGAATTGATCAAGATCAATCTCGATGGCGACAAGCTCTCCTTCACTCGTCCGGATGACCAGAAGTTCTCTCGTGCAATTCATGGCACCACCCGTGCTCTCGTTGCTAACATGGTCGAAGGCGTGACCAAGGGTTTCCAGAAGACTCTCGAAATCGTTGGCGTTGGCTACCGTGTTGAACAGAAGGGCAAGGACCTCAACCTCGTTCTCGGTTTCTCTCATCCGGTTATCTACAAGGCACCGGAAGGCGTTGAACTGAAGGCTGTTGATCCGCTGAAGATCTCCATCTCCGGCATCGATAAGCAGAAGGTTGGCCAGGCTGCAGCAGAAATTCGCAAGTACCGTCGTCCTGAACCGTATAAGGGCAAGGGCATTAAGTACGAAGGCGAAATTGTCCGTCGCAAGCAGGGTAAGAAGACAGGTAAATAA
- the rplE gene encoding 50S ribosomal protein L5, producing the protein MNQMKQFYLEKVVPALQQKFAYKNVMEIPRLQKIVVNMGVGAAAQNRKILDEAADTLTAITGQKAVVTNAKKAIANFHLREGIGIGAKVTLHGDNMWDFLYRFININLPRVRDFRGLARRGFDGMGNFTLGIKEQTIFVEIDIDKISRTFGMDISFVTSAKTDEEGRALLEELGLPFRK; encoded by the coding sequence ATGAACCAGATGAAGCAATTCTATCTCGAAAAAGTCGTCCCGGCCTTGCAGCAGAAGTTTGCATACAAGAACGTGATGGAAATTCCCCGTCTCCAGAAGATCGTCGTCAACATGGGTGTTGGCGCAGCTGCTCAGAACCGCAAGATTCTTGACGAAGCTGCTGATACCCTGACCGCTATCACTGGTCAGAAGGCTGTAGTTACCAACGCTAAGAAGGCTATCGCTAACTTCCACCTCCGTGAAGGTATCGGTATCGGTGCTAAGGTAACTCTCCATGGTGACAACATGTGGGACTTCCTCTATCGCTTTATCAACATCAACCTCCCGCGTGTCCGTGACTTCCGTGGTCTCGCACGTCGTGGCTTTGATGGCATGGGTAACTTCACCCTGGGCATTAAGGAACAGACCATCTTCGTCGAAATCGACATCGACAAGATCTCTCGTACTTTCGGTATGGACATCTCCTTCGTTACCTCTGCAAAGACCGACGAAGAAGGCCGTGCACTGCTCGAAGAACTTGGACTCCCCTTCCGCAAGTAA
- the rpsH gene encoding 30S ribosomal protein S8, producing the protein MAMTDPIADMLTRIRNASTAKLPVVDIPASNLKREIARVLQEKGFIKKFVVVEDGKQGILKVLLRYTNGESAIQGIQRVSTPGLRHYVDAAKLPRVRNGLGYAIISTSKGVMTDHEARKENVGGEVIAKVW; encoded by the coding sequence ATGGCAATGACAGATCCTATCGCCGATATGCTCACCCGTATCCGCAATGCCTCTACGGCAAAGCTCCCCGTGGTGGACATTCCTGCCAGCAACCTGAAGCGTGAAATCGCTCGCGTGTTGCAGGAAAAAGGTTTCATTAAGAAGTTCGTCGTAGTTGAAGACGGTAAGCAGGGCATCCTCAAGGTCCTCCTCCGCTACACTAACGGTGAATCCGCTATCCAGGGCATTCAGCGCGTTTCTACGCCGGGTCTTCGTCACTATGTTGACGCAGCTAAGCTCCCGCGTGTTCGCAATGGCCTCGGTTATGCTATCATCTCCACCTCTAAAGGCGTCATGACTGACCACGAAGCTCGCAAGGAAAATGTGGGCGGTGAAGTCATCGCAAAGGTTTGGTAA